A single region of the Xenopus laevis strain J_2021 chromosome 4L, Xenopus_laevis_v10.1, whole genome shotgun sequence genome encodes:
- the chrm1.L gene encoding muscarinic acetylcholine receptor M1: MLALHQNAGQEMVTQWPPTMNSTTVTPLTLNATEVYDPLGGHAVWEVVLIVFTTGILSLVTVIGNVLVLLAFKVNSDLKTVNNYFLLSLACADIIIGALSMNLYTTYIVMGQWALGPVCCDLWLALDYVASNASVMNLLIISFDRYFSITRPLTYRAKRTPRRAAIMIGMAWFISFVLWAPAIIFWQYIVGERTVEPTDCYIQFFSQPIITFGTAIAAFYLPVTIMIILYWRVYRETENRSRELAGLQGSGTEHTSHPLALGSIKSGSSSGAGESERLSRGQRTVPRAKQACCFPRQLTSNPSLRSYPEHRSNGSCNTMEDAASADSLSSSSEGEDRPYEMKNICSAVIRLPMVSSVVGTPKGSRGSSDTLGRVDIEGETNGGKNEVTRKTSKAHVTALPSTAIKAKSEKSRHGKRKNNSLIKEKKAAKTLSAILLAFILTWTPYNIMVLVSTFCPDCVPKKLWELGYWLCYVNSTVNPMCYALCNRSFRRTFKMLLLCRWDKRKWRAHKHPVPFFRTPSH; the protein is encoded by the coding sequence ATGTTGGCCCTGCATCAGAATGCTGGGCAAGAGATGGTGACTCAGTGGCCTCCAACCATGAACAGTACCACGGTTACTCCATTGACTCTAAATGCTACAGAAGTATACGATCCTTTAGGTGGACATGCAGTCTGGGAGGTGGTCCTCATTGTTTTCACGACCGGCATCCTGTCTTTGGTTACAGTAATTGGGAATGTCCTTGTTCTGTTAGCTTTCAAGGTCAACAGTGATTTAAAAACAGTCAACAATTACTTCCTGCTCAGTTTGGCCTGTGCTGATATCATCATTGGTGCGTTATCCATGAATCTGTATACAACATACATTGTTATGGGACAGTGGGCACTGGGTCCTGTTTGCTGTGACCTGTGGCTGGCACTGGATTATGTTGCAAGCAATGCATCTGTTATGAACCTACTCATCATCAGTTTTGACCGATACTTCTCTATAACACGACCACTTACATACAGGGCTAAGAGGACACCAAGGAGAGCTGCCATTATGATTGGCATGGCATGGTTCATCTCTTTTGTACTATGGGCTCCTGCCATAATATTCTGGCAGTACATTGTGGGTGAGAGGACAGTGGAACCCACTGATTGCTACATACAGTTTTTTAGCCAGCCTATCATCACCTTTGGCActgctattgctgctttttatctaCCAGTTACCATCATGATTATACTGTACTGGAGGGTTTACAGAGAAACAGAGAACCGAAGCAGAGAATTGGCAGGTTTGCAGGGTTCAGGGACAGAGCATACTTCACACCCACTGGCGTTGGGTAGCATCAAAAGTGGCAGTAGCAGTGGAGCTGGAGAATCTGAAAGATTATCAAGAGGGCAGAGGACAGTGCCAAGAGCTAAGCAGGCATGTTGTTTCCCTCGTCAGCTGACTTCTAACCCATCTCTCAGGAGCTACCCAGAACATCGAAGCAATGGCAGTTGTAATACCATGGAAGATGCTGCCTCCGCAGactctctctcttcctcttctgAAGGTGAGGATCGTCCATATGAAATGAAGAACATCTGTTCAGCAGTCATACGGCTTCCCATGGTCAGCTCTGTCGTAGGGACACCCAAAGGCTCAAGGGGATCCAGTGACACTTTGGGGAGAGTTGATATCGAGGGAGAGACCAATGGTGGGAAAAACGAGGTTACAAGGAAAACATCCAAGGCACATGTAACGGCTCTGCCATCAACCGCCATCAAAGCCAAGTCCGAGAAAAGTCGTCATGGGAAAAGGAAAAACAACTCTCTCATAAAGGAGAAGAAGGCAGCAAAGACATTAAGTGCCAtcttgctggcttttattttgaCATGGACTCCATACAATATAATGGTGTTAGTATCCACATTTTGTCCAGATTGCGTTCCAAAGAAATTATGGGAGCTAGGCTATTGGCTGTGTTATGTCAACAGCACAGTCAACCCAATGTGTTATGCACTCTGCAACCGATCCTTCCGACGCacttttaaaatgctgcttcttTGTCGGTGGGACAAGCGCAAGTGGAGAGCACACAAGCATCCAGTACCTTTCTTCAGGACCCCATCACATTGA